The Candida dubliniensis CD36 chromosome 2, complete sequence genome contains a region encoding:
- a CDS encoding DNA licensing factor helicase subunit, putative (Similar to S. cerevisiae MCM5;~In S. cerevisiae, component of the hexameric MCM complex, which is important for priming origins of DNA replication in G1 and becomes an active ATP-dependent helicase that promotes DNA melting and elongation when activated by Cdc7p-Dbf4p in S-phase), protein MSFERPEVFSAHVLPGEEPAENSYNEITKAFRSFILEYRIDSQFIYRDQLRENLLIKNYFLKVEADHLISFNEELNKKLSDDPAEMIPLFENAITDIAKRIAYLSNDEIPQDFPTCQLILYSKANEISIRHLDSDHIAKIVRVSGIIISASVLSSRATQVQLICRACKHTMKITVKHGFGQIQLPPRCLAPHNSDPNSTEEKCPNDSYVIVHDKSTFVDQQVLKLQEAPDMVPVGEMPRHILLQADRYLTNQVVPGTRVTIVGIYAIYQSKQSARNNSTSNVAIRNPYLRVLGYQTDIDNGANGQGIIFSEEEEEEFLRMSRMPNLYETFVDSIAPSIYGNEDIKKAITCLLMGGSKKILPDGMRLRGDINVLLLGDPGTAKSQLLKFVEKIAPISVYTSGKGSSAAGLTASVQRDPQTRDFYLEGGAMVLADGGVVCIDEFDKMRDEDRVAIHEAMEQQTISIAKAGITTVLNSRTSVLAAANPVFGKYDEFKSPGENIDFQSTILSRFDMIFIVKDEHNEGRDISIAQHVMNVHTGGRTQDLLQEGEIPIEKMKRYIQYVKLRCAPRLTAEASERLSSHFVSIRRRLQLNEAEMNERSSIPITVRQLEAIIRITESLAKLRLSPVATEEHVEEAIRLFTASTMDAVDQGLGSSNDVTLNAEIKKVEQELRRRLPIGWSTAYKTIRKEFVDSGKASASALEKALYIMERHEVIKFRHQRQNVLRVGV, encoded by the coding sequence ATGTCTTTTGAACGTCCAGAAGTGTTTTCTGCACATGTTTTACCTGGTGAAGAACCAGCTGAAAACTCGTACAATGAGATTACAAAAGCTTTCCGttcttttattttggaATATAGAATCGATTCTCAGTTTATTTACAGAGATCAATTGAGAGAAAATTTGCTTATCAAGAATTACTTTTTAAAAGTTGAAGCTGATCATCTTATTTCATTCAATGAAGAgttgaataaaaaattgagtGATGATCCTGCTGAGATGATTCCGCTTTTTGAAAATGCCATTACCGACATTGCTAAGAGAATTGCTTATTTGtctaatgatgaaattcCTCAAGATTTCCCAACTtgtcaattaattttatattcAAAAGCCAATGAGATCTCTATAAGACATTTAGATTCTGATCATATAGCAAAAATTGTCAGAGTAAGTgggattattatttctgCTTCAGTTTTAAGTTCTAGAGCAACACAAGTGCAATTGATATGTCGTGCTTGTAAACATACCATGAAGATTACTGTCAAGCATGGGTTTGGTCAGATCCAATTACCACCTAGATGTCTAGCACCTCATAATTCCGATCCAAATTCCACAGAAGAAAAATGTCCCAACGACTCTTATGTTATCGTTCATGATAAATCAACCTTTGTTGATCAACAGGTTTTGAAATTACAAGAAGCACCAGATATGGTTCCAGTTGGTGAAATGCCAAGACATATTCTTTTACAGGCTGATAGATATTTGACTAATCAAGTTGTCCCTGGTACTAGAGTCACCATTGTCGGTATTTATGctatttatcaatcaaaacAAAGTGCAAGAAACAACTCAACTTCAAATGTTGCTATTCGTAATCCATATTTACGTGTATTAGGATACCAAACTGATATTGACAATGGTGCCAATGGACAAGGAATCATCTTCAgtgaagaagaggaagaagaatttttaaGAATGTCAAGAATGCCAAACTTGTACGAGACATTTGTCGATTCTATTGCTCCATCAATTTACGGTAATGAAGATATAAAAAAGGCAATCACTTGTTTATTGATGGGTGgttccaaaaaaattttaccTGATGGAATGAGGTTAAGAGGTGATATTAATGTATTATTGTTGGGTGATCCCGGTACTGCTAAATCGCAATTACTTAAATTTGTCGAGAAAATTGCTCCAATTTCAGTTTATACGTCTGGTAAAGGGTCATCAGCAGCTGGTTTGACAGCTTCAGTTCAAAGAGACCCGCAAACTAGAGACTTCTATTTAGAAGGTGGTGCTATGGTTTTAGCTGATGGTGGTGTTGTTTGTATCGATGAATTCGACAAAATGAGGGACGAGGATAGAGTTGCAATTCACGAAGCCATGGAACAACAAACCATCTCTATTGCCAAAGCTGGTATTACAACTGTTTTGAACTCCAGAACTTCTGTATTGGCAGCAGCAAATCCAGTGTTTGGAAAATACGATGAATTTAAAAGTCCTGgagaaaatattgatttccAAAGTACTATCTTGTCCAGATTTGACATGATCTTTATTGTCAAAGATGAGCACAATGAAGGTAGGGATATTTCAATTGCTCAACACGTTATGAATGTTCATACTGGTGGAAGAACACAAGATTTGTTACAAGAAGGGGAAATTCCAATagagaaaatgaaaaggTACATTCAGTATGTTAAATTGAGATGCGCCCCACGTCTTACAGCAGAAGCATCAGAAAGATTGTCGTCCCATTTTGTGTCCATTAGAAGACGATTGCAACTCAATGAAGCAGAAATGAATGAAAGATCTTCTATTCCAATTACCGTTAGACAATTGGAAGCTATTATCCGTATAACAGAATCATTAGCCAAGTTGCGACTTTCACCAGTTGCTACAGAAGAACACGTTGAGGAGGCAATCAGACTATTCACAGCCTCCACAATGGATGCTGTTGATCAAGGTCTTGGAAGTTCAAACGATGTCACCTTGAATGCTGAGATCAAAAAAGTTGAACAAGAGTTGAGAAGAAGATTACCGATTGGATGGTCTACTGCTTACAAAACTATACGTaaagaatttgttgattcaGGTAAGGCTAGTGCTTCCGCATTAGAAAAAGCTCTCTATATAATGGAAAGACACGAAGTGATTAAATTCAGACACCAGAGACAGAACGTTTTGAGAGTTGGTGTTTAA
- a CDS encoding 3-phosphoserine transaminase, putative (Similar to S. cerevisiae SER1;~In S. cerevisiae, required for serine and glycine biosynthesis; regulated by the general control of amino acid biosynthesis mediated by Gcn4p), translating into MSEQRTLDREEPNYFGAGPALLPTSVLQQAAYDLISYQGDNIGIGEISHRSKPAIKVIDDTKENLTRLLNIPDTHEVFFMQGGGTTGFSSIAYNLTANYAKRTGKKGKAAYAITGSWSKKASEEAQRLGFDVDIVVNTKGENFGTIPPYSEWKPIGKDVSYLYMCDNETVHGVEFSDIPGTDYLPEGVELVADMSSNILSKEIDISKYGLIMAGAQKNIGLAGLTIYIIKKSLLDQATDEELKSLNIPLSPIAFHYPTVVKNNSAYNTIPIFTCYILKLVTDKLIADGGIKHTEQLNKKKATILYEALESYPDFYKLPVFNSQARSNMNVVFRLPNEDLEAKFIAEAAKRKLAGLKGHRSVGGMRASIYNAVTLKSVQSLVDLVNEFAKANA; encoded by the coding sequence ATGTCAGAACAAAGAACTTTGGACCGTGAAGAACCAAATTACTTTGGTGCTGGCCCAGCATTATTACCAACTTCAGTTTTACAACAAGCTGCCTATGATTTGATCTCATATCAAGGCGATAACATTGGAATTGGAGAAATTTCACATCGTTCAAAACCTGCAATCAAAGTTATCGATGACactaaagaaaatttgaCTAGATTGTTGAATATTCCAGACACTCATGAAGTGTTCTTTATGCAAGGAGGAGGCACTACTGGATTCTCATCAATTGCCTACAATTTGACCGCTAACTACGCCAAAAGAACCGGGAAGAAAGGGAAAGCTGCCTATGCAATCACTGGATCTTGGTCCAAGAAAGCTTCCGAAGAGGCTCAAAGATTAGGCTTTGATGTGGATATTGTCGTCAACACAAAAGGTGAGAATTTCGGAACCATTCCACCATACTCGGAATGGAAACCAATTGGAAAAGACGTCTCTTATTTGTATATGTGTGATAACGAAACGGTGCATGGTGTTGAATTTAGTGATATTCCAGGTACTGATTACTTGCCTGAAGGTGTTGAATTGGTTGCCGACATGTCCTCGAACATTTTATCTAAGGAAATTGATATTAGTAAATATGGTTTGATTATGGCTGGTGCCCAAAAGAATATTGGATTGGCTGGGTTGACTATTTACATTATTAAAAAGAGTTTGTTGGATCAAGCTACTGACGAGGAATTAAAAAGTTTAAATATTCCCTTATCGCCCATTGCATTCCATTACCCAACCGTCGTCAAGAATAATTCTGCTTACAAtacaattccaatttttacTTGTTATATCTTGAAACTTGTGactgataaattgattgcAGATGGGGGTATCAAGCACACCGAGCAACTCAATAAGAAGAAAGCAACAATTTTATACGAAGCCTTGGAATCTTATCCAGACTTTTACAAGTTGCCTGTATTCAATTCTCAAGCAAGATCAAACATGAATGTTGTTTTCAGATTACCTAACGAGGATTTGGAAGCTAAGTTTATTGCAGAAGCTGCTAAGAGAAAGTTGGCAGGATTAAAGGGACACAGATCAGTTGGTGGTATGAGAGCTTCTATATATAATGCTGTTACCTTGAAGAGTGTCCAGTCTCTAGTTGACTTGGTAAATGAATTTGCTAAAGCCAATGCCTAA
- a CDS encoding mitochondrial GTPase, putative (Similar to S. cerevisiae GUF1), with the protein MLLRPKSGNILKYGHFLSKRWLTASKLLYSVEEMKIKISQDQYRKALEERIDKIPIENYRNFSIVAHVDHGKSTLSDRLLEMTGVIKPGSKSQVLDKLDVERERGITVKAQTVSMFYNDGKQDYLLHLVDTPGHVDFRAEVSRSYASCGGALLLVDASQGVQAQTVANFYLAYSMGLKLIPIINKIDLDSANIAGAKEQIETTFELDPNDCIAVSAKTGLNVEQIIPSVIKNIPSPVCDVNKPLRALLVDSWHDPYVGVVMLVHIVDGKMKKGMKILSAHTNRTYDVKEVGIMYPDRTPTSFIKAGQVAYIIPGMKNPREALVGDTFYQMGKHEDLEPLPGFEEPKPMVFVGAFPADGKEFNAMDDQMQNLVLNDRSVTLEQETSNALGLGWRLGFLGSLHASVFKERLEKEYGAKIILTAPTVPYKIIYKNGEEKIVTNPDDFPDNQKHYDVESYMEPYVEAIMTVPNEYIGNVMTLCLNNRGEQKEIEYLTTGQVLLKYEIPTSQLVEDFFGKLKGCTKGYASLDYEEAGYRKSDIVKMQLCVNGEPQDALTTVIHRSQAQARGKEYVTRFKKYLSYQLFEVAIQAKINNKVVARETIKAKRKDVTQRLHAADISRYKKLLERQKEGKKQMKLSGKVTIKNDAYQAFLRRED; encoded by the coding sequence ATGCTACTAAGGCCGAAATCTGGGAATATTTTAAAGTATGGCCATTTTTTACTGAAAAGATGGTTGACAGCTCTGAAACTACTATACTCTGTGGAGGAGATGAAGATCAAGATCAGTCAAGATCAATATCGAAAGGCACTTGAAGAAAGAATAGATAAAATACCAATTGAAAACTATCGGAACTTCAGTATTGTAGCACACGTGGATCATGGTAAATCCACATTATCAGATCGATTGTTGGAAATGACGGGGGTGATTAAGCCAGGATCCAAGTCTCAGGTTTTGGATAAATTAGATGTCGAGAGGGAAAGAGGAATTACGGTTAAAGCCCAGACAGTGTCTATGTTTTATAACGATGGGAAACAAGATTATTTGTTACACTTGGTTGATACACCTGGGCATGTTGATTTTAGAGCAGAAGTATCAAGGTCATACGCATCCTGTGGTGGAGCATTGTTGTTGGTCGATGCATCTCAGGGGGTGCAAGCACAGACAGTAGCAAATTTCTACTTGGCATACAGCATGggattaaaattgattccTATAATAAACAAGATTGATTTAGATCTGGCTAACATTGCTGGAGCTAAGGAACAGATTGAGACGACATTTGAGTTAGACCCTAATGATTGCATCGCAGTAAGCGCCAAAACCGGTTTAAATGTTGAACAGATAATTCCCTCtgttattaaaaatatccCTTCTCCTGTGTGTGACGTGAACAAACCTTTGAGAGCCTTATTGGTGGATTCATGGCATGATCCATACGTTGGCGTGGTAATGCTTGTTCATATTGTGGATgggaaaatgaaaaaaggTATGAAAATCTTGTCAGCACACACAAATAGGACATACGACGTTAAGGAAGTTGGGATAATGTATCCAGATAGAACCCCAACCAGTTTTATTAAAGCAGGACAAGTCGCCTATATTATACCAGGGATGAAGAACCCTCGAGAAGCCCTTGTGGGTGACACGTTTTACCAAATGGGCAAGCATGAAGATCTTGAACCATTACCCGGATTTGAAGAGCCTAAGCCAATGGTGTTTGTTGGGGCATTCCCAGCAGATGGCAAAGAATTTAATGCTATGGATGACCAAATGCAGAATTTAGTTTTGAATGACAGATCGGTAACCTTGGAGCAGGAAACATCTAATGCATTAGGGCTAGGTTGGAGATTGGGATTCTTGGGCTCGTTACATGCATCAGTGTTTAAGGAGAgattagaaaaagaatatggGGCAAAGATTATTTTGACAGCTCCTACGGTGCCCTACAAGATCATTTATAAGAATggtgaagaaaaaattgtgACAAACCCTGATGATTTCCCAGATAACCAGAAACATTATGATGTCGAAAGCTATATGGAACCATATGTTGAGGCAATAATGACTGTTCCAAACGAATATATTGGAAATGTTATGACGTTGTGTTTAAATAATCGAGGAGAACAGAAAGAAATCGAATACTTAACAACAGGACAGGTATTGCTAAAGTATGAGATTCCAACTTCACAACTTGTGGAGGACTTTTTTGGGAAACTAAAGGGATGTACCAAAGGATATGCTTCCCTTGATTATGAAGAAGCAGGATATAGAAAGTCAGATATAGTTAAAATGCAGCTTTGTGTGAATGGTGAACCTCAAGACGCGTTAACTACAGTTATACACAGATCACAGGCGCAAGCAAGGGGGAAGGAATACGTTACGAGGTTCAAGAAATATTTGAGTTACCAATTATTTGAAGTTGCTATTCAAGCAAagattaataataaagtaGTGGCAAGAGAAACCATTAAagcaaaaagaaaagacgTTACCCAAAGGCTACATGCAGCAGACATTTCAAGATACAAGAAGTTGTTGGAAAGACAAAAGGAAGGAAAGAAACAGATGAAATTAAGTGGTAAAGTGACAATCAAGAACGACGCTTATCAAGCTTTTTTACGTCGAGAAGATTAG
- a CDS encoding cleavage and polyadenylation factor specificity complex subunit, putative (Similar to S. cerevisiae YSH1;~In S. cerevisiae, putative endonuclease, subunit of the mRNA cleavage and polyadenylation specificity complex required for 3' processing of mRNAs), with amino-acid sequence MNEQNEFSDEENFKFFGLGGCNEVGRSCHIIEYKNKVIMLDAGMHPALSGHASFPYFDEYDISKVDILLISHFHVDHSASLPYVMQQSNFRGKVFMTHATKAIYRWLMQDFVRVTSIGNSRSGDGSGGGEGSNLYTDDDIMKSFDRIETIDYHSTMEIDGIRFTAYHAGHVLGACMYFVEIGGLKVLFTGDYSREENRHLHAAEVPPLKPDILICESTFGTGTLEPRLELERKLTTHIHATIAKGGRVLLPVFALGNAQELLLILDEYWSQNEDLQNVNVFYASNLAKKCMAVYETYTGIMNDKIRLSSASSKKSNPFDFKFIKSIKDLSKFQDMGPSVVVATPGMLQAGVSRQLLEKWAPDGKNLVILTGYSVEGTMAKELLKEPTMIQSATNPDLTIPRRIGIEEISFAAHVDFQQNSEFIEKVSPSKVILVHGDSVPMGRLKSALLSKYASRKGTDQEVKVYNPKNCEELKIGFKGLKIAKVLGSLAEEQLQILKKVIQDEVSAENSKITELTQEEAEEEEGDKIKESKGETDITQKPNESSIKVLKTGQVVSGVLVSKDFNLNLLQLQDLHEFTQLSTSIVKSKMHLKINADISLMVWHLEQMFGYINVINDDEEEWECVIMDVVDIFIDRSKGPGLFITVEWINDNLMADSLADSVIAILYSIDSSPASVKLSSQNHTHGDNHIVKKEDSMEIDRPVEAHAKSDVQSRIERIALLLKAQFGDSLKELPEEKAVIQIGKTVANVDYKRLEVECSSKVLKDRVENVIKRGCQLTAPLSQNSKFT; translated from the coding sequence ATGAATGAGCAGAACGAGTTTTCGGATGAAgagaatttcaaattttttggtCTTGGAGGTTGTAATGAAGTTGGAAGATCATGTCATATTATAGAATATAAAAACAAAGTCATAATGTTGGATGCTGGGATGCATCCAGCTCTAAGTGGGCATGCATCGTTTCCTTATTTTGATGAGTATGATATATCCAAAGTTGATATCTTGTTGATAAGCCACTTCCATGTCGATCACTCTGCGTCGTTACCATATGTTATGCAACAATCTAATTTCCGAGGGAAAGTATTTATGACACACGCAACAAAAGCTATCTACCGGTGGCTAATGCAAGATTTTGTTCGAGTTACTTCAATAGGAAATTCACGATCTGGAgatggtagtggtggtggtgaagGTAGCAATTTATATACCGATGATGATATCATGAAATCATTTGACCGAATTGAAACCATAGATTATCATTCCACCATGGAGATTGACGGAATAAGGTTTACAGCATATCATGCTGGGCATGTTTTAGGCGCATGTATGTATTTTGTCGAAATAGGAGGACTAAAAGTTTTGTTTACTGGTGATTATTCCAGGGAAGAGAATCGACACTTGCATGCAGCTGAAGTTCCACCATTGAAGCCGGATATTTTAATATGTGAATCAACTTTTGGTACAGGGACTCTTGAACCCAGACTAGAGCTAGAGAGAAAATTGACTACCCATATACATGCAACAATCGCAAAAGGTGGGAGAGTGCTATTACCTGTGTTTGCACTTGGTAATGctcaagaattattattgattctaGATGAGTATTGGAGTCAGAATGAAGATTTGCAAAATGTGAATGTCTTTTATGCCTCCAATTTGGCAAAAAAATGTATGGCTGTGTATGAAACTTATACGGGGATCATGAATGATAAAATCCGTCTTTCATCAGCATCAAGTAAAAAGTCAAATCCTTTTGATTTCAAGTTTATCAAGTCCATTAAGGATTTATCGAAATTCCAGGATATGGGACCTTCTGTGGTGGTTGCCACGCCAGGTATGTTGCAAGCAGGGGTCTCGAGACAATTGTTAGAGAAATGGGCTCCAGATGGTAAGAACTTGGTGATATTGACCGGTTATTCAGTAGAAGGTACAATGGCAAAAGAACTTCTAAAGGAACCAACTATGATACAATCGGCCACGAACCCAGATTTGACGATCCCCAGACGTATAGGCATCGAAGAGATTTCGTTTGCTGCCCATGTGGATTTCCAGCAAAATTCTGAGTTTATCGAAAAGGTTTCTCCTTCGAAGGTTATTTTAGTTCATGGTGATTCAGTTCCAATGGGTAGATTAAAATCCGCTTTATTAAGTAAATACGCTTCTCGTAAGGGAACAGATCAAGAAGTGAAGGTATATAATCCAAAAAATTGTgaggaattgaaaattgggTTTAAGGGATTAAAGATTGCTAAAGTTTTGGGATCGTTGGCTGAAGAACAATTGCAGATTCTAAAGAAAGTAATACAAGATGAAGTAAGTGCCGAGAACTCCAAAATAACTGAGCTCACTCAAGAAGaagcagaagaagaagaaggggATAAGATAAAGGAAAGCAAGGGCGAAACAGATATAACTCAAAAGCCAAACGAATCATCTATAAAGGTGTTGAAAACTGGCCAAGTGGTGTCTGGTGTATTGGTATCCAAGGATTTCAACTTGAATCTTTTGCAGTTGCAGGATTTGCATGAATTTACTCAATTGTCTACATCAATAGTTAAATCAAAGAtgcatttgaaaataaatgcTGATATATCGTTGATGGTTTGGCATCTTGAACAAATGTTTGGCTACATTAATGTTATTAATGACGACGAAGAAGAGTGGGAATGTGTGATAATGGATGTGGTAGACATTTTCATTGACAGATCAAAGGGGCCGGGATTGTTTATTACAGTGGAATGGATTAATGACAACCTTATGGCTGATTCTTTAGCTGATAGTGTTATTGCTATTTTGTACTCGATAGATTCGTCACCAGCATCTGTTAAGTTATCGAGCCAGAATCATACTCATGGTGATAACCATATAGTCAAAAAGGAAGATTCCATGGAAATTGATAGACCAGTTGAAGCACATGCGAAGAGTGATGTTCAAAGtagaattgaaagaatcGCCTTACTATTAAAAGCTCAATTTGGCGATTCCCTAAAAGAATTACCGGAAGAAAAAGCTGTTATTCAAATTGGGAAAACGGTTGCTAATGTGGACTACAAGCGTTTAGAGGTTGAATGTTCATCAAAAGTGTTAAAGGATCGTGTGGAAAATGTCATCAAAAGAGGTTGTCAATTAACCGCCCCATTAAGTCAGAATTCGAAATTTACGTAG
- a CDS encoding conserved hypothetical protein (spliced gene), producing the protein MFRPVARLSSRRLFSVTPRRSNLIGDLYIQHIKAFKPKALTQADIDSAVKAFQLPAKPSVPQADVNAEAVKEYEASDVETASPSTVAAEQTKSDEDWFVFEEVEEAAH; encoded by the exons ATGTTTAGACCAGTTGCT CGTTTATCTTCAAGAAGATTGTTTTCAGTTACCCCAAGAAGATCCAATTTGATTGGTGATTTATACATTCAACATATCAAAGCTTTCAAACCAAAAGCTTTGACTCAAGCTGATATTGACAGTGCAGTTAAAGCTTTCCAATTACCAGCTAAACCATCTGTTCCACAAGCAGATGTCAATGCTGAAGCTGTCAAAGAATACGAAGCAAGCGATGTTGAAACTGCTTCTCCAAGCACCGTTGCTGCTGAACAAACTAAATCCGATGAAGACtggtttgtttttgaagaagttgaagaagCTGCTCATTAG
- a CDS encoding small nuclear ribonucleoprotein sm d2, putative (spliced gene;~Similar to S. cerevisiae SMD2;~In S. cerevisiae, core Sm protein Sm D2; part of heteroheptameric complex (with Smb1p, Smd1p, Smd3p, Sme1p, Smx3p, and Smx2p) that is part of the spliceosomal U1, U2, U4, and U5 snRNPs; homolog of human Sm D2), with protein sequence MSELIDRPRSELTELELKTLEEYEFNHGPMSILNNAVKNDTPIIISCRNNHKLIGKVRAFDRHCNLVLENVKELWTEDIKNNKGKKIKSISKERFISKLFLRGDSVIIILKA encoded by the exons ATGAG tgAACTTATAGATAGACCCCGTTCAGAATTAACTGAAttagaattgaaaactttagAAGAATATGAATTTAATCATGGTCCAATGTCCATTTTGAATAACGCAGTTAAGAATGATACTCccataataatatcatgTCGTAACAATCATAAATTGATAGGGAAAGTGAGAGCTTTTGATAGACACTGTAATTTGGTATTGGAAAATGTCAAAGAACTATGGACTGAGGAtatcaaaaacaacaagggtaaaaaaatcaaaagcATTTCCAAGGAGCGAttcatttcaaaattgtttttaaGAGGAGATTCGGTGATAATCATTTTAAAGGcataa
- a CDS encoding threonine dehydratase, mitochondrial precursor, putative (Similar to S. cerevisiae ILV1), with protein MSITRLSSAKVFLNGTSRKLQVLRLNSTTTKPLTPRQKWPELLNSDFIVNSQGERQPDYVKLILTSRVYDVVDEAGTPLTNAINLSHRCGANIYLKREDLLPVFSFKLRGAYNMIAHLHSNSPQPISGVIACSAGNHAQGVAFSSSKLNIPATIVMPTPTPSIKYTNVSRLGAQVVLYGDDFDSAKQECERLSSEQNLINIPPFNHPYVIAGQGTIALEIARQLRLDKLNAIFVPVGGGGLIAGVAVYLKHIAPHVKIIGVETYDADAMNQSLKNNRSVTLDKVGLFADGTAVKVLGDETWRLAKEYVDDVVLVNTDELCAAIKDIFEDTRSIVEPSGALSVAGLKKYIEEHPEIDHRDKTYVPILSGANMNFDRLRFVSERAVLGEGKEVSLAVTIPEKPGEFARLQKVINPRAITEFSYRYNNEENADIFVSFNVVDKKKEKSSVITAMENCGFEVVDISDNELAKSHGRYLVGGKSQSTTQSNEKIYQFEFPEKPNALFNFLQALKSDWNISLFNYRNHGHDVGKILCAFTLPEGSEKDFQEFLKNVGYTFVDESDNIFYKKFLRSSQK; from the coding sequence ATGTCAATCACTCGACTTTCAAGTGCTAAGGTTTTTTTAAATGGCACATCACGCAAACTACAGGTACTAAGATTAAATAGTACAACGACCAAACCCCTTACCCCTAGACAAAAATGGCCTGAACTTTTGAACTCGGATTTCATAGTGAATTCACAAGGTGAGAGACAACCAGATTATGtcaaattgatattaacTTCAAGAGTTTACGATGTTGTGGACGAAGCTGGTACACCACTAACCAATGCTATCAATTTATCTCATAGATGTGGTGCCAACATTTACCTTAAAAGAGAGGACCTTTTACCGGTATTTTCGTTCAAGTTGAGAGGTGCATATAATATGATTGCTCATTTGCATTCAAATTCCCCACAACCTATTTCGGGTGTTATTGCTTGCTCTGCAGGAAACCATGCTCAAGGAGTAGCATTTTCTTCGAGTAAATTGAATATCCCAGCCACCATAGTTATGCCAACTCCAACACCTTCTATCAAATACACCAATGTTTCAAGATTGGGTGCCCAAGTTGTATTATATGGTGACGATTTTGATTCAGCAAAACAAGAGTGTGAAAGGTTGAGCTCAGAgcaaaatttaattaatattccACCTTTCAACCATCCGTACGTTATTGCTGGCCAGGGTACAATTGCTTTAGAGATTGCCAGACAATTGAGattagataaattgaaCGCCATATTTGTTCCTGTTGGAGGAGGTGGTTTAATTGCAGGTGTGGCAGTGTATTTGAAGCATATTGCCCCTCATGTCAAAATCATAGGGGTAGAAACGTATGACGCTGATGCGATGAATCAGTCTTTGAAAAACAACCGCCTGGTTACCTTGGATAAAGTTGGCTTGTTTGCAGATGGTACTGCCGTGAAAGTACTCGGTGATGAAACCTGGAGACTAGCAAAAGAGTATGTAGATGACGTTGTTCTTGTCAACACTGATGAATTGTGTGCTGCTATTAAAGACATTTTTGAAGACACAAGGCTGATTGTCGAACCCTCTGGAGCATTGTCTGTCGCTGGATTGAAAAAGTACATTGAAGAACATCCCGAGATTGATCACAGGGATAAAACATATGTTCCAATTTTGTCAGGTGCTAATATGAATTTTGATAGATTGAGGTTTGTAAGCGAAAGAGCAGTTTTGGGTGAAGGAAAAGAAGTGTCGTTGGCTGTTACCATTCCCGAGAAACCTGGTGAGTTTGCTAGATTGCAAAAAGTTATTAATCCACGTGCCATCACCGAATTTTCATACAGATATAATAACGAGGAAAATGCTGATATATTTGTGTCGTTTAATGTTGTggataaaaagaaagaaaaatcatcaGTTATAACAGCAATGGAAAACTGTGGATTtgaagttgttgatatttcGGATAACGAATTGGCAAAGTCTCATGGACGTTATTTAGTTGGTGGTAAGTCACAATCTACAACACAATcgaatgaaaaaatttatcaatttgagTTCCCTGAAAAACCAAACGCTTTGTTCAACTTTTTGCAAGCATTAAAGAGCGATTGGAATATCAGTTTGTTTAATTACAGAAACCATGGTCATGATGTTGGGAAAATCTTGTGTGCATTTACTCTTCCTGAAGGATCGGAGAAAGATTTCcaagaatttttaaagaaCGTTGGTTACACTTTTGTCGATGAATCTGACAACATCTTTTACAAAAAGTTTTTGAGAAGCTcacaaaaataa